The DNA window GTACCCCTACGACTTTTCCACCCCCCTTCAGCCGGACGGGCGGGACTCCAGGGAGAAGGCCATCGAGAACATCTCCGCGGCATATTCCGGGACGCCCCAGTTCTTCGAGTGGAGGCACACGAGGCTGGACGGGACTCCGTTCGACGCGGAGGTGAGCCTCAACAGAATGGAGCTGGGGGGCGAGCCCTATCTCCAGGCCATGGTCCGCGACATCACCGGGCGAAAGAGGCTGGAGCGGATAAGGGCGAACCTCATCCGCGACGTCTCCCACAGCCTCAAGACCCCGATCGCCACCACGGCCATGGCGCTGGAGGTGCTCGCCAGGGCGGCGAAGATCGGAGACATGTCGGGCATCGACGGGGCCCACGGCATCATTGAGAGGAACCTACGCACGATGCAGGAGGACGTGGGCAAGATACTCAAGGTCTACGAGCTGGACGACATGATCGGTCAAAGGCGCGCGAGGCCTAAGGGGTCATGTTCGCTCAGGGGCACGGCTGAGGCGGTCCTGGATAAGCTGCGCGACCAGGCCGGGGTAAAGGGGATCGATCTGTCGCTGGACCTGGACGTCGCCGCCGACGAAGTCGCCGTGGAGGCCGGGGACATGGAGACCATCCTCAGAAACCTCGTCGAGAATGCGATAAAGTTCACCGACAGGGGCAGGGTCTCCGTGGCAGCGAGAAGGGCGGGCGGGATGGCCGAGATCTCCGTGTCCGACACCGGCAGGGGCATATCCTCCGGGGATATGGGCCTCATATTCGAGAAGTTCTTCCAGCGGAACCCCGCGACAGAGGGGGTGGGGCTAGGGCTTTCGATATGCAGGGAGACCGCGGAGCTCTACGGAGGCGCGGTGAGCGGCCGTTCCGATGGCGAGGGAAAGGGCGCGACATTCACCGTCCTTTTGCCCCTTGCACGCTGAGGATTTTTGATCGATATTTCGCAGGGAGGTGGACCGTGCCGGAGAATAAAGGGGCCAAGCGCATCCTCATAGTCGAGGACAGCAAGGACATGCGGGAGATCTACCGCACCTTTTTCAAGAACCACTCGGGCGAGTACGCGATAGAGATCGAGGGCGACGCCCAGGCCGCGCTCCAGCGGATAAAGAACACGTCGCCGGACCTCATCGTGCTCGACATCATAATGGAGCCGATGACCGGCGAGGCGTTCCTCGTCCACGCAAGGCATAACAAAACCACACAGGACACGCCGATAGTGATCGTCAGCGTGCTCAGCGAGAGCATCCTGAAGGGCATCTCCCGTCACAAGAACCTTGAGTTCCTGCAGAAGCCCATCACCGAGGTCCAGCTCATGGGCGCCATCAAAAAGAAAATCGGCTGAGGAGAGGCGGTCAGGCAGGGGGGAGGCTCATCGGAGCGCGGGCACGTCGCGCCCCTCGCCGTGATCCGGCATCCAGAAATCCCTTATCAGGTCCGGCGTCGAGACGAGGGCGTTCGCCAGCCTCTCGATCGCCTCGAACTGGCCGTCGTCGCCGAGCCTGAACGTGCCGTAGTGGATCGGGATGCTCACGCGCGAGCCGAGTAGCCTGTGCGCCTCTATCG is part of the Pseudomonadota bacterium genome and encodes:
- a CDS encoding response regulator; this encodes MPENKGAKRILIVEDSKDMREIYRTFFKNHSGEYAIEIEGDAQAALQRIKNTSPDLIVLDIIMEPMTGEAFLVHARHNKTTQDTPIVIVSVLSESILKGISRHKNLEFLQKPITEVQLMGAIKKKIG